GCTCTAATAAAACATCCAGCATTCAAAAAGTCTAAATTGTGGACATTATGTTTTTAACCCTTTGCAAAAAAAGTAAAGGTAAGTAAGGTAGGATACCAGGTCTGCAAGGCTTCTTAAGGTCAGATATGCTATCAGAGTAGGCAGGATAGACAGGCAGTTAGACCTGAGTGAATCCTCTCATGCTTTGGCTCCATCCTAGCTCTGCACTGCCTGCTGGGTAGTATCGATGGGATCAGAGACTAGACTTTTTATACGGAGAGCCAGTCCAGATGTTATGTACTGGGTTCCACAGATCAACACAATGATGTGACAGACGGATAACATCATACAGAAAGTAATTACTTCAACTTATTACTGCTAAAGGTGGCTTCTAAATACTggggtttatttgtttttcatttaattaaGCCCAAAGTATTAGTAAAATATCATTGGTAAAGTTCCACATATACTGAGTATTAATGAATCTGATCTCACTGGTTAGTTGAAATAATTTTAAGTTTAAACCTCTCACAGGatcacaacatttttttttgtttacacaaATAAGCCCACTTGTTTCAAGTTACTAAACAAAACAACTAGGATATAAACTTTGTACAATTTGTTACAAATATTCAGACTTGGTGTtttaagaaaacatttaaaactcaCAACTAAATGTTTTAAACAACAGAAAGCATCAGTGTAAAAATATAATGTGTTAGATATAACCGGATAAAAAAATGATGCCTTTTATTGCGTCTCTGTGCAGCTTGATGTGAAGGGTCATGTTTAATCTTTAGGAGAAGGCATTATGTGTCATTCCTGTTAGAAGTTCATAAAGACACCACCACTACATGTTAGAGTGGAAGCTTAATCAAAGTTAACCAGGTCACTTAAAGCAGTTTGGTAAAGCAGGAAAAATATTCCCACGAGCAATGCACACTTGCACTGCTCTGTTTATGTGGCTTATAATGACAATGTGTTATTATCACAAAAGATAACTCACCTACTTTAGGTATCAGTGGGGCTGGTTCATGTCAGGACTGTGGGTATGGGGACAGCTAAGACTGAGCCAGTGGTTTGATCCGTTTGTTCTGGCAGCAGGTCGGATGATGGAGGAAAAAGTGATTTACTATTCATATGTACAAAGGGTCTGCCAGCGCCAATTACATGTTGGGttaaataacacacaaacacattattttcttttagAAATGTAGCATGCTAACTAAGACtagaaaagttttttttgtgtgtgtgtgttaaagttTTTTAGGAGTAAAATTGAGGTTTTACCAACTGCATACATGTCTATGACTATAGATAGGCAGTGTTGGTTGGGAgcaccttgagatgactgttgtagTGACttggtgccatataaataaaatttaattgaactaAGCATAAATTGAATAGTGTCTGGTCTactaaacatttgatatgtgtGATGCAATATCTACCATAACCACGACAACTAAAAGATTAAATTTAAGTGTAGTTTTAATAATATTATGTAATATTTATAGTTGTTATAGTTTGTAGGCACTTCTCTTGGTTATGGTTTCTATGTTCAGTTTCCAACGCTCCTAGAGCGTTATGAATGAATCTGCGTTAGTCAGATTCATTCATAatgtaaaacatattttatcttataatttatgaattaaaaaaataaattatgactgACTCTGGCTGATTACTATTAAAGCGTCACCCTTTCCACAGATATCGCGACAATACTGTTATTGCGAACTCTTTTAGCTGGGATTATCATCTCCGATATCGCGACACCTCTCCTCCGAAGCAGAAGGTGGCCATAATGTACAAACTCATTCCatcaaacaaagaagaaaaaacgggCGAAGAAGAAGGCGGAGGTCAGCTACAAATCGGTAGAGCAGAGAAGATGAGATAAGGCTATAACTGGAAGGTTTTGGCCAAtaatgaggtaaaaaaaagagCTCGAGTGAAATCTGTAACGTTCAGGTGTCTGTTAAATAGCTCGATAATGTCGCACTCTGCTGCAAGAAGCTATGTTTAGCATCAGCTGGCAAGTAGGATGCTAACTTCCTGACACAAGTGAGAAAGCTGTCTTTGTTATTGTTAGCAAAGTGAAGCAGAATTAACGTTAATAACATGAATTAAGAGTACAAAGCTGTTATGATCACTAATTACAAGCTAATTAAGCTACAAACGACGCTAACCACCTCGTATTTCGTACTTGTTGCTTATGTATTGCTTATGTTGGATTCCTCGGCAGATTGTGAACGCTTCTGTGGACCTCATCGAAACTGCAGCAAATATGCAGCTTAACTGAAGAAAGCAGAATGCTCGGATACTGGGACATTTCCAGTGCCAACTGACCACATGCCGTGGAGCCAAAGCAACAAGCCGACATCTAATTGTTAGCCTTCCAACTGAGGAAGCCAAACCTCATTTGACATTGTAGACTGTGTTTGTTCTCCTAAGGACCTGTCTTCTTCTCTACCATGGTGGATAACCGGTACGCCACAGCTCTGGTCATCGGCTCCGTGCTGAGCCTGCTGGCCACGGTGTACCTCTCCGTGGCTGTGGGGACTCAGCACTGGTATGAGTACAATACCCAGGAAGCTAATAATACAACCAACAGCGAACCCATATTCCCCATGAACGGCACTCTGGCACTATGGTGGAGGTGTATCCTGGTAGCCAGCCCCTCATACTGGTTCAAATCTCCAGGTATTACTCACAGTGGCACACCTGTTCAGCATCCTCACTGACCAATAGTTTGTTTAATGATAGTGCTGCTTTCTAAATTTAAGAAGAAAATCTGGAACAAGATCATTTGTCTGTTAAACtccatttttaaatttaaggaATTTTATTTAGATTAATTCTGCACATTGATTTGCCTCGCTGACTTTTCTGCATTCAGCCTTGGTTTAACCAGTGCAGTTGATTGTTATAATGCCCAGTCCTGTGTTAAATGCTTTACACTGTTAGTTAATGAGAAGATTTAGTTGGATTTGTGTTCTCTGACTTTTTTTGCTTTAGATCGCAAGATGGAAACCCGCTGTTCAAGCTTTAGTCTTTCTGATCAGTTAGGTACAAAGTACAAACCTGGAAATGAGGAGGAAGACCTGCTAAGAACATGTGAGTGTGTCCTTACTCTCCCTCAGTCTATCCTGGGATACCTGTAGTTCATaacatgattttttaaaaagttttttaatgAGCGATTCTTACATTTTTTAACCCATCTTCCTCACTTCTGCTCCTTTCACTGTCTTTACTTGCACATCATTTGTTAAACATTAGAAAGTATTGACAGAGTTTGAGTTTATCCTGTAATGATTGTTGTGCAGACTTGTGGAGGTGCCAGTTTCTGCTGCCCTTGGTGTCTCTGGCGCTGGTGTTCCTCAGTGTCCTCGTTGGGGTCTGTGCCTGCTTGTGCCGCAGCTTTACACCGACCTTCTGTGTGGGAGTGCTCCATCTTCTTGCAggtgagagaaacacacacatttacaaagCAAGATAGTTTTTATGGtctcttaaaaaaatataatatcttGCATTTTTTCTGAACTGACAGTTTAATTTCTTACTATTTTTACTGCATGATTAATTTTGACAAAAACTAGTGGCACAATCAGTAAATTATATATACACAACATTAGAGTTTTACTTTACTAACACCACCTAATGAAGCCAGCTGTAAAGTtacagcagctcagactgtaCACCGTACTGTATAAATGAATGGTTTGTGCTTATCTGCTGCTGAATGTCATTTAcacagctggaattgcagctaCTGGCATGCAGTTTTGAACTTACAAGTTACAGTTGCGATCAATACAATTAGTGTTACTTTGATCAGGCAACAAAAAGTGATTGAAAGGTGATTTCCACATGCTCTTTATACACATGACTCCACATGACTTTGGGACAGAGTTTTAACTGACCATAGTGAGAAACCATTAATGTTTCACTGCatccagtttaaagttttaGAGTTCTTATGTGGAGCTATAAGgtagaaataaacacagagcagcAAGTGTTAATATCCTTTTTTCCCCACCTTATTGTTATATTTACGTCCCTGTTACCCGTTTCTCTGATAACATCTCCGATTGATTCAGCCAATCCATTTTGAAGAAGAGTCCAATGATGCGTCAAATGACCTCTTTTATGTGAGAACCTGAAGCACAAAGCCAGGGTGAACAAAGATGGTCGATGCCCACCAGTGTGATACCTGTTATCTCtgagtggatttttttttggttttgtgaaGCTAGCTTACACAAAGTAATCCTGGATATGAACATACTTGGTAGTACACCCCTCTGTAGTGACTTTTGGCTTCAGCTGTGCATGGCTTACTAGGGCCATAGATACCCAAAACCCTATAAAATCCTACGCCATAACGTACAGCTTAACCTGATGTGCACCTTCCTAGAAATGTAACTACACGTCTGGTTCACACAACCTGAAACCACTGTGATTGTCCTGTTTAGTGCCATCGAGTCCTCCTGTGAACTTCCAGCTACTTATTTACTTAATTTTTCACTGAGAGAAAACAATCATAGCATCGGTATGATTGTCACCAAGTTCCTGGAGGGAGTTTGCTGAAACTATTGGAATTGACATGAgggaaaaagtggaaaaagttGAGGGACAAATATGTTTGCCCCATAAAAAACTGATCATAATAAAGAGCGGGGACccgggaggggaaaaaagtcccagaattctgtttgttttcatcttgGCTGGCAGTGCATGTAAAACACTGGGGCAATTAACAAATAATGCACTTGCCCCAGCATAAATGCCAGCACCAATGTCAGCCAGGTTACATCGTAGTCTTGACAAAGATTCACACAGAAGTCAAAATGTATGCAAATCATCCAAAACCATTGGTGCTTGTTCCCAAGGTTTCGAGACTGACGACCTTTGAGGGTCCCCAGAACCCACTTTGAAAAGCAATGCACCAGAACATTTGTTCAACCAAAAACCTTcctctgctttcattcatttactTTGGTCTTAGCCAGAGTACAATAAAGGTGGAGTGCATCTGCTAGATTTGTTTCTGCTTTGCATTAGAAGCTtagtccagtttttttttttttttttttttttaaagatccaAATGACCACAAACATAAACGTTCACACGATCTCATCCCGTTCCTTCATCGCTGCTTTTGACTCCTCAGGTCTGTGTTCTCTGGGCACCGTCTGCTGTTTCCTGGCCGGGGTGGATTTGGTCCACCAGTATTTCCCTCTGCCTGCTGGGGTGGAGGGCACCTTGGGCTGGTCTCTTTACCTTGCCCTCATATCCTTCCCTCTGCAGATGAtggcagctgctctgttcctgtgGGCGGCCAAAAGTCATCGCAAAAATTACACTCGCATGACCGCTTACAGGGTAGCGTGAAAGAGAgagactgacaatcatacagtTTAAGACAGCTTACGGGTTTCATTACGTCCTCAGAAAATGGTTTCCGGTTAGGAGAGGATGTAACTAGGATAAAGGGTGCTTTTCACTTCATCTGTAACAGAATTTTCAtacttaaaaaaggaaaaaaaacctaatTTCCAGTATCTCAGACCTGTAGAAAGGAGTGGTGGTTTAATACCATTTGAGTTATTTCACCAGTgctttttcttgcatttctaACCTGTGTTTTACCCAGAGCATGTTCTTAATGGTTTTAATCTTTAAGGGTTGCAGATCACTTACTATTTCTGGTGTTAACCATGTTTTTTTGTGCATTATTTTATTGCCTTCTTTTTGGTTGCCATTTTCTTCTGAAGCTGCTCACCACATTGCCCTTAACTTCACACCTGGAGTTATCCAGGACATGGTAGTTTTCTCTGTGcatgaaaaaatattaaacaagagtttattttatttgttttacgttttttttttttcttcagttctgtttttgcataatttaaaaTATCCAGCCTGTGCATGCCTTTTTATCATCGTCTGTGGTGATTGTTCATTTCAGCCTGTGGTATTTTCTAAGTGTCATCACAAATGTGACCACTCATCTGTCGCCTGTGTTTGTAGATGTATTAATTTAGTTAgtttgaatatttaaaaagacaaacaaaaaagctaAAGTGATGCCACACAAACCTGTGACCTTAAGCCCCAAATGATCTGCTATACTGCCATTTTACAGAGGATTCGCTGCTCAACACCACCTAAATGTTTGCAGGCTGGAGTTTGAGTCAGTTCTCCCATCTTTTCAAACAGTTACTTGTCTGACTGGTTTGGTAAGCTTTCAGATGTTTACTGTTGATACAGTATATCAGCGTTTCAGAGtgtgactttttaaaataacaatcaAATTTTCCAAAAAGTTTAAGTCCTCTTGAATCTGTGACCACTCgcacatttttgtgtgtgtaaaagtcCAAAGTGAGTAATATGTCAGCACTGATGAATACTAAACAGAACAAACTGTAATGTTTTGTGTCAGAATGATTTGTTACATGTCTGACGTGTATACACTCTGgctttttgtaaatgtttttatgtatcCAGAAGCACACTGTACTGATTATGTCTTAATAAATTTGGCATTTGCTgacttttatgtttgttttatgtaatcccttttaacctcctaggatctggcgtccacatatgtggacatcacattttgggttgtctagaccagttactaaattttgctctacaagggcctgatatccacttacagGGACATTacactgccactgttctattgaaatttaaaatgaatgacctcatgtggatctcatttttctcagaaacaaaaatcaggtaaaaaaaaaaaaacatcaggtaattctttgtttttacattcatcaggtcccaatcagcccaaatagcaaagagaaattaaaagtgGACACCAtgaaagagtttgggtcttaggaggttaaaggagACGAGTAAAGATGATGAGTTCTTACTTACAACCTTACAATGTCTTGTCACGTCTTACATGTCTTCAGGAAGAACAATGgcaatttgatatattttgtgaaaacaacaaaagaaaacttgaaaaagaaaaatgcgcTTCTATTGAGTGTAAGCCGGTGTGAAAAAGAAGGGTTTTTCAAGATCCAATTGATCTCAGGTCACCAGGCAGCTTGCTCCAAAGAACAGGACCTACAGCTAATCCCGCAGTGTTGGTCAGATTTTAGTGCAAGTagttaaaaaagtgtttgcacATTTGGAACTGATtgtagaaatatttaaaatattgccACCTGATGATCTGAGAGGTGTCGGTCATCTGTGAATCGCTTCTCATCCCAGAGTTTTCGTCAGATTTCACTCAAAAGTAATATTTTTTGACCATTACTGTGTTAAGAACCCATTACTGCATGCTTGTATTATAcaattaactttatttataacaaaTTTTCCTTAACACAGTTATAAAGTGTCTGctgaaagatttaaaaacatgtgTAAGGAACATAGAGACAActgaaatcataaaaaaaagtctttttaagCACCGTAGATAAATATGATAGATTTCTTTTGCATCCGTTGGTCATTTCATTGAAAATAATTATCACTCACAGTGTAATGTTAGGACAAACCAATGTTGTAAAGTGTACTTGATAAACACTCTGGAGCATGTAGTTGCACTGACTGATCATCATATTCCTGCTGATAACCGAGCTGatctatttattttatgtaaatcCAAATCAAATACACAGTGCTAAGAAGATTGTATGTAAAATTCATTCACGTTCATTTATTCAGTCATTCATTAAAAACGATTTCTGCATGTtaaatttacttttaaaaatataaaatgggTGGACTTCAACTCTAGAGCCTGTGCACAGAGAACACACCCCTCAGATAAAGCTCGAATAAGCTTCATTTGACATATTAACAGAGGTAGTGGCTGTTTCAGAGCTCCTGTACTGCACTGGAGGATGGAGTTATGTTTTAGACACCTTATATTTGTCAGTCATGAAATCACGTTTGTTCATTTGCATATTTCAAATAATCAGAATAATTCTCATTTCCTACTTTATTATAATTTAAAATTGGGATATTTAAATTTAGCACTCTCAGCCTGTCACTTTTATGGGTGGAAGTGTCAATTTTATCTTTCGAGCTAAATGAAAAGCGATCTTCTTCTCGTAGTAGGCGCACTCATTGACAAAGAAAGGGTAGAGGTCTTCATCGTCATACTTCACTGTCTCCCCGGAAAATGACAGGAATATCGGATCGCCCCGCTGCAGAAGCTTGAAGTCATTATCCTGGAGAAAGACATGCAAATACGGCATTTACTGCTTGACAGTCTTTGAATTCATGAATGTAAATGTTCAGATGAAACCAGGTTAGGAAGGCTTGTTTAAGGCCAAACTTTTACACAACCTCTCAAGGATACCTGAGGGTGTGAGGGAATCTGCCAAAAGACTCAGTATTTATTGTGTGGACACTGGACATGTCTAATGGGCAGGAGACCCGAGGATAAGGATAAGCTAGACAGATAGACTGGAGAGGTTTTAGGTCTCTCAGCTGGCTTGGAAGCACCTGAGTGCTTCTAAAACTGCTGCAACTGTGACCCAGACTCAGATCATGAAAAGTGTGAAAGCTTAGACTATAAAACGTGCATCCATCTTGTACTGTACCTGTAGCTGGGAATGTATGGCAGCAGTGATTTCCCCAGTCACTGGATTCCTAGGGTAATCTATGCTTTTCACCAAGGTGTATGCTTCTACTTCACCTTCTTCAAATGTGCTTCCTGATGAGGATAAAAGTTGCAGAGTTAGTGGAGTCATTTCAGACAGAGCTATGGTTTGATTTTGCCTCTGTAGGTCcacctgatgttgttgtttgccATTGCACAATTGTTCACTGTTAACCCCACTGTCTAATTTACTGATGTTTGATGACTTAAAGCTTCTCCAGTGAAACTACCCCTCTGGAAATGAGGGAACTGTGTTGAAAAACGACTGTAATACCTAAAGAGTTAATGCAATGCTTTTGATAAACTTCTtcaataaaagtaaaaagtctGCATTTTATTCAGGTGATGATTGTTTGGACCAACTATTGTAGtatacagcagcaaaattacaaaaaacacGTGTCATTACCcaaatatttatatatctaACAAATTGCAGAGGCCACTTTAGTCCCTGCTCCCACTGAAACATCCATGTGAGGTGAAGCTCCAGCCACAGGATGTATTCTATAATTAATTGGTTAACTGTACAATACATTACACATGTGAGGAAGCATATGCATCAGATATGTTTCCCCTCGttatttggtttgtttgtgtaaTCGGAAAAATTCTTGTTTATTCTCCTGTTAGCTCTTCTGCATGCAGTAATTAAATGCTTGGCCACAGCTGATCACGTTGCAGACTTCATTAACATAAAATTCcaccacagtttgtttctggTTTTTTGTCATCTTCTTGTATCTCAAAACCAGAATAAATTTAACTGAAGATATCGCCATGgcaattgtaaaaaaaaacccactgaaaAGTGGCTAACTGAACAACTACAGActacaaaataatttaaataaatatttaaaccaAAGCTTAAAAGAATGGGCATGCGCGGCATTTTTAAAAGCGGTAGCATCTTACCAGAATTGAATTCCTGAAGCCAACTGAATACATGATCCACTGCCTCTTTCACCATGTTATAGATATCCGCTCTGACCACACCATTGGGCTGTGGGCCAACCTCTATTGCTGCAAGGAACAAGGGAAACAATCatctaaatatttaataagCTCAGCTTTGCAAaagatgcacacagacacacttacCAAAGCCATGCTTGCCCACCGATTCTAAAGAATAAGCCTCAGAGATCGGTATGTCCAGCTGGATTGCTCTAACTTCCACAGAAGTCATTTTACTCTGAAAATCAAATATGTTTACTGTTGACTGCACACTGTGCTTAGGTACGATAGgctgagctttaaaataaacTACATGTTTATCCCGGATTTAGCTTATAGCTTTAGAACCTGATTTTATTGAGTAACGAACATAAATGCACGAGTGATGTACAAGCAACACAGACATACTTTAAGTTTTTTGATTAGAAAATACTACTACCAGtagaaacattaaaacaaagacTAAGAAAAATTCCTCAGGCAGTTTGGTTAAAAAACAGCAGGATTGGTGCTTGAAGACAATACATTATACAGCTTAATGTGGTTAACTTTTGTGTTTAGGGAGGATTACTGACAGGACTGTATTTGTATCTGTTATTGTCTGTGGTATTAATGACATGATAACAAATGGCAACAATACACATTTAGGCACGTAGAGATGTCAAAGTGACCTTCTCAAGTTCAAATTGAGCATCAGAATAGGGAAGTGACTTTGAATATATTATGGTTGTTGGCACCAGACAGGCTTATCTGAGTATTTGtctatttcagaaactgctgatctagtGGTTTGAAACACACTggatgaaaatgccttgttgatgctaGAGGTCAGCAGAGAATAACCAGACCTCTTCAATTTGACAAGAAGGCAACAGTTACCCAAATAACTAtgtgttacaaccaaggtatgcagaacagcatctctgcagtgtggtcttctgctgccatCAGCTAAGACCGGAAAACTGTGGCTACAATTCATATGGGTTTACCAAAATTGCACAAcagaagatttaaaaaatgttgtctggtctgatgagtcttgatttctgatGCAACATATTGATAGTAGGGTCAGACTTTGGTTCAAACAACATGAAGGCATGGATCCACCTTGCCTTGTGTCAAAGTTTCAGGCCATTGCTATTAGTTTAGTGGCGTGGGGAATATTTTCTTGGGACACTTTAGACACTTTGTTACCGACTGAGCATTTAACCCCAGTAATTTTGCTAATGAGGTCCAAacctttatgaccacaatgtACACATCTACTGATAGTTACTTCCAACTGGATAACACAtcatgtcacaaaactcaaataatctcaaacGGGCTTCTTGTATTTAAATGGCTTCAGTCACCAGATTAGTCCAATAGAACACCTAAGAACATTACCTACATCTTTGAGGAATGTTACCCgcactttgttgaatctgtgccacaaagaatcAAGCCCATTCTGGAAGTAAAAGCCCAATTCAGTACAAGCGAGTAGTGCCCAATAAAGTGGCCAGTTAGGCCTTAACATTTGGGAATGAACTGAGGATTCATCAGAATTTCTGAATTACTTTTGTGATTAACATAAATAATAGGTCCAAGTTTTCACTCATCCAGTACTGAAGAAGGTAAGCACTGtttctattatttatttattttatttgcattcTTGCTTTTGAAAACTGCTGCTGCTATCTAACCATACCATCACTGCGAAGGTTAACCTGACATTTAGCAAAATTTAAGTTATTTAAACTTTAAGATATGAGACCTTTAGTAGTTCACAGTTTATACAAATTTTCTTTATCAGAAACATTGTAGATGCACATTCCACACAAATGACTTGAAATATCTGTTTGTACTACTCTTGTACCTGTAGGTATTTGAGAATGTGTAGGGTGAACCAGTCTATGGAGTAAAAGATGAGGCAGAGGCCCATGTTGGAAGTGGTGTTGTGGATGTCTATGAGCAGGTCCACGGCCTCTTTGCTTCCTTTGGGCCCAATTTGAGCGTTCAGCTCCTGAGCTCGTCTCAGTTCATAGGGTGTTGAATCTGTTACTGGGGAACTAGAAtcaggaaaataaaacaaagatgtCTCACACATAGCAGATTTGAGAAGTTTTACTTTGCTCTCACAGTGTAGCGCAGTTAGCCAAAACCTTTAAAGCTTCATTACCTACATAAAGCTTTGgcgtcagttttgtttttgaacttaCTTTAGCAAGGCTTCTGTGAAACAGCGGTTAAGGTCGGTTTCTACGTATCTCCTGCAAACCTCCACAGCCCGTGGGTTTGACAGGACAGTGGAGACAGAAACAGATCCAATTTTATCTATCTTCTCTTTCTGCAAATGTCTCATCATGTAAACCCCTGTCATCTCATTTCCATGAGTGCCACCACAAATGGCAACCCTGGACAGCAGTGGGAAAGACACGGACTCCATCTGTttccaggagaaaaaaaaagagggtgtTAGCTGAATGTTGgattctctttttttgttgtataaacaaacaaacaaaagtactGATGATGTCCTGGCAGTCATTCATTGACTAAATGGATTGTAAGAGTCATAAAGTCCAACACATCTAACTCATTTATGATTAACACTTGATTCTTACAGTGTAAAATTAACTTCAGGAATATGGATCTGCCCCTTTAAGAAGCATGAACCACTGTGAATCCAGTTTTActgctttggggaaaaaaagcagacaaTAGGTGCACTGGAGAGGCAACTCTCCAAAAGACAGTTTTCCAGGTGGTGGCTCTCTCCTTTACCATTTATAGGTAAATCagtttataataataaaaataataaatatttagcAGCATAAGTGATAAATAGGTGACAACACTCAGTTCATAAGGAACtacagttttgcttcccttgctCTGGCTTGTTTAAGAGAACAGAAGTTGGGAAATTCTGAACCATGTATAAATCTTCCCTGTGGCAGTTTGTTGTTTATACTTTGGTCACCTTTTAAGCATAACAGGCCTTATCGCCTTTGTTTCCTTTTCACCAGGAATACTACTTTAAGAGTTCAGAAGTACAAATAGAGCTGATGAAACAAATCTTGCTATTGAGAAACCTGAAATAAACACTCTTTGTCAACCAGAAAGGCTTTAGGTAGCGGTCCTTTGAAACCACCTTTCCTAACACTGCTCACTCGTCCAATGTCCACACTGGGAACCACAGGGGATCGCACATCTGCTGATAGAGGCCCCAGTTTATTGAGGGAAAGTCAGATACTGCCCTCAATTGAGCCCTTTTATAACTTTCTGTTCAACTGtacttaaaatatttaatacatACATTTGCATTTCAATTcttatcaaaaataaatattaaaagtgGCTATTTCACATTATTATCTATATTAGTTTTAGAGAACCTGGCATCTGTTGCTATAGTAAGTGGGAATACAGCACAAGGCCACACCTATTCTTTATGATATTTATGCCATCTGAATGCTGCAGTGTCATTATACTCATTATGCCCCAGGTTTTTGATCACTGATATGACGCCAGCTGAAGAACTGGATCTGCTATTTACAATGTAGGTGA
This sequence is a window from Oreochromis niloticus isolate F11D_XX linkage group LG6, O_niloticus_UMD_NMBU, whole genome shotgun sequence. Protein-coding genes within it:
- the LOC100698506 gene encoding N-acyl-aromatic-L-amino acid amidohydrolase (carboxylate-forming) B, with the protein product MESVSFPLLSRVAICGGTHGNEMTGVYMMRHLQKEKIDKIGSVSVSTVLSNPRAVEVCRRYVETDLNRCFTEALLNSPVTDSTPYELRRAQELNAQIGPKGSKEAVDLLIDIHNTTSNMGLCLIFYSIDWFTLHILKYLQSKMTSVEVRAIQLDIPISEAYSLESVGKHGFAIEVGPQPNGVVRADIYNMVKEAVDHVFSWLQEFNSGSTFEEGEVEAYTLVKSIDYPRNPVTGEITAAIHSQLQDNDFKLLQRGDPIFLSFSGETVKYDDEDLYPFFVNECAYYEKKIAFHLARKIKLTLPPIKVTG
- the cldnd1b gene encoding claudin domain-containing protein 1b — encoded protein: MVDNRYATALVIGSVLSLLATVYLSVAVGTQHWYEYNTQEANNTTNSEPIFPMNGTLALWWRCILVASPSYWFKSPDRKMETRCSSFSLSDQLGTKYKPGNEEEDLLRTYLWRCQFLLPLVSLALVFLSVLVGVCACLCRSFTPTFCVGVLHLLAGLCSLGTVCCFLAGVDLVHQYFPLPAGVEGTLGWSLYLALISFPLQMMAAALFLWAAKSHRKNYTRMTAYRVA